The Chryseobacterium sp. LJ668 genome segment AAAAGCAACACGGTCTTTGATAAATGCCAAATCGCGTCCGTTAACTTCTACCGGTTTTAATAAAGAAAAATACTTTTCACCTTCTTTTGGCAAACGCACAATACCTTTTACATTATCGCCTGTTTTTAATCCGAAATTTCTGATCTGTGCGGTCGAAACATACACATCATCCGGTGAAGATATATAGCTGAAATCTGAAGAGCGTAAAAACCCGTAGTTATCCGGTAATATTTCTAAAACCCCTTCAATACTCACCAATCCGTCAAAATTGAATTCCTTTCTTGACTCAGATTCTTCCTGTCTGTCAGAATTTCTGTTCTGATTTTGGTTGGGGTTCTGATTAGGATTGATATTTTGGCTTTGGTTAGGATTTTGGTTAGGATTCTGATTATTATTCTGATTTCTATTTTGAGGATTTCCAGCATTTTGAGAATTTCCGCCGTTTTGCTGGGAATGATTCGGACCTTTTTGATTTTGAGGCTGATTTTGCTGTGGTCTCTTTGGTCTTTCTTCTCTTCCTTGTAAAGGTGCCGGAGCATCTTCCGAAGAGTCTGATTTTATTGGAGTTTCCTCTTTTTCCTGAGATTGATTTTCAGGTGCATTTGTATTTGTAGTAGGAACTCTTTTTCTCTTTTGTTTTGATGTATTACTTGCAGGTCTTTCTTCAATAGAACCTTTTGCAGGCTCTTTTACGATTGCTTCCGCTATAACTTCCTTGTCCTCTGCAGGCTCTGCAATTACAGCAGGTTCTGCATCCGTCGGAGTTTCTGCTTTTGGTCTTGAGGGCTTTTTGGTTGCCGGTTTTTTGGGAGCAGTTCTCGCCACTTTTTCAGCTGCGGCAGGTTTTTCATCAGTCTCAGTATTGCTTTCGGTCGTATTGAAGTAGTCTTTTGTAACTTTAGGGTTAGAAGCCTGAAAATCAAGAACGGCAAAGATTTTATCATTATCGTTGCTGTTTCTTGCAACCTTAACGCCCAAATCTTTTAGGATTTTAGCCAATTCCGTTACGGATTTTGACCTTAACGTTTCTATGTTAAACATATTTAAAGTAAAATGTAATTAGTTGTGAGTAAGAAAAGTAAGTCCGGTGACTTTTGTTTTCAAGTACATTGTATATTGCAAATCTACACTTATTTTTGAATTGTGCAAAATTTATGTTATTTTTGCTGTTGAATTTAGATTCTATGTTACAAAGAATACAGACTATTTGGATTTTGCTATCCGTTTTAGCAGCGGCTTTCCTATACATTACAGGACAGGATGTAAAAGTTTTCGGAAATGTCCCGATCATAAGCATCTCATCAATTGTTTTGGTTTTGGTAGGTGCATTCAGTTTGTTTAGCTTTAAAAACAGAAAAAGACAGATCATGCTGAATAATATCAGCATCATTATAAACGCTTTGTTGATTGGTATATTGGTGTATTGGGTACAAAACTTATCCGGAGGAATAGATTTTCCTGAGAAGGGTATTGAGCCGGTTTTCCCGTTGATTGCGGTAATCTGTTTGCTTTTGGCAAACCTATTTATCAAGAAAGATGAGAGGCTCGTAAAATCTGTAGACAGACTCCGATAACCTTACAATGATTTTTTTTGAGTAAGAACAGCTTCTTTTTGGGAGCTGTTTTTTGTTTTCTCATTGTCACAAAACTACATATTGA includes the following:
- the rho gene encoding transcription termination factor Rho yields the protein MFNIETLRSKSVTELAKILKDLGVKVARNSNDNDKIFAVLDFQASNPKVTKDYFNTTESNTETDEKPAAAEKVARTAPKKPATKKPSRPKAETPTDAEPAVIAEPAEDKEVIAEAIVKEPAKGSIEERPASNTSKQKRKRVPTTNTNAPENQSQEKEETPIKSDSSEDAPAPLQGREERPKRPQQNQPQNQKGPNHSQQNGGNSQNAGNPQNRNQNNNQNPNQNPNQSQNINPNQNPNQNQNRNSDRQEESESRKEFNFDGLVSIEGVLEILPDNYGFLRSSDFSYISSPDDVYVSTAQIRNFGLKTGDNVKGIVRLPKEGEKYFSLLKPVEVNGRDLAFIKDRVAFEYLTPLFPEEKFNLSGDNSTMSTRIVDLFAPIGKGQRAMIVAQPKTGKTMLLKDIANTIAANHPEVYMMVLLIDERPEEVTDMERSVNAEVIASTFDEAADKHVKVANLVLAKAQRMVECGHDVVILLDSITRLARAYNTVTPASGKVLSGGVDANALHKPKRFFGAARKIENGGSLTIIATALIDTGSKMDEVIFEEFKGTGNMELQLDRKIANRRIYPAIDLVSSSTRRDDLLLDEVTSQRMWIFRKYLSEMNPIEAMEFVNKNIRGTLNNEEFLMSMNR
- a CDS encoding DUF4293 domain-containing protein; the encoded protein is MLQRIQTIWILLSVLAAAFLYITGQDVKVFGNVPIISISSIVLVLVGAFSLFSFKNRKRQIMLNNISIIINALLIGILVYWVQNLSGGIDFPEKGIEPVFPLIAVICLLLANLFIKKDERLVKSVDRLR